Within the Fischerella sp. PCC 9605 genome, the region AAGCATGCAAAACGATGCCAAGATTCAAGCAGCTATTCGCGATCGCATGAGCAATAATGCTTAATCTCTTTCCGACCGGCATTGCCACTTGAGCTAATACCAATTATTTATGAAGATGCACAGAATATTAAAAAACGAACCGCCAAGACGCCAAGAACGCCAAGAGTGGAGGGTTACTCTTTTAGTGCAGCTTCACATTAAATTGGTATAAGTATGCAGAAACCAACAGTGATTTAGTGTTAAGAGATGTTATGGTCTTACTTCAAGACTTATCCGAACTGCTACAGGCTGACGATCCAGAACAACGGCAGATTATCAGTGGTGTTAGTTGGGAAAGCTATGAAGCCTTGCTCAATCAGCTAGGAGATAGCCTCCGATATCGGGTTACTTATCTAGATGGAGTGTTAGAACTAGTGTCACCTAGTCGTCGCCATGAACGTAATAAAACAATTATTGGTTCTTTAATAGAAGCTTACTGTCAAGAAAAGCGTATCCGCTACTTCCCCTTGGGTTCTACAACATTCCGCATTGAAGAAAAAAGAGGTGGTACAGAACCAGATGAATCCTATTGCATTGGTACTGAAAAAGAATATCCCGATCTAGCCATTGAAGTAGTTGTAACCAGCGGTGGTATTGACAAGCTGGAAGTCTACAGACGCTTAGGCGTTCGGGAAGTTTGGTTTTTCAAAAACAATCAGTTTGAAGTTTACCATCTGCGCTGTGAAACTTATGAACAGATTGTACAGAGTGAAGTGTTGCCGAATTTAGATCTGACAATGCT harbors:
- a CDS encoding Uma2 family endonuclease, yielding MVLLQDLSELLQADDPEQRQIISGVSWESYEALLNQLGDSLRYRVTYLDGVLELVSPSRRHERNKTIIGSLIEAYCQEKRIRYFPLGSTTFRIEEKRGGTEPDESYCIGTEKEYPDLAIEVVVTSGGIDKLEVYRRLGVREVWFFKNNQFEVYHLRCETYEQIVQSEVLPNLDLTMLAQYAVATEPLEAAIAFREKVREMKG